A stretch of Prunus dulcis chromosome 6, ALMONDv2, whole genome shotgun sequence DNA encodes these proteins:
- the LOC117632609 gene encoding 2-isopropylmalate synthase 1, chloroplastic-like isoform X1 has protein sequence MAAVCTHHQVLPTPASMSSINISKSSQAQLLFRSHLLNQNKPTFLTSTPHLHTTSKPQSKPHILCSQSTNPKAARRPDYIPNRISDPNYVRIFDTTLRDGEQSPGASLTSKEKLDIARQLAKLGVDIIEAGFPAASNDDFEAVKMIAKEVGNSVDKDGYVPVICGLSRCNKKDIKRAWDAVECAKRPRIHTFIATSAIHMEHKLRKTKEQVVEIARDMVSYARSLGCDDVEFSPEDAGRSDREFLYQILGEVIKAGATTLNIPDTVGYNVPSEYSQLISDIKSNTPGIENVIISTHCQNDLGLSTANTIAGASAGARQLEVTINGIGERAGNASLEEVVMTLDCRGDHVLGGLYTGINARHIYITSKMVEEYTGLHVQPHKAIVGANAFAHESGIHQDGMLKHKGTYEIISPEDIGYERSNEAGIVLGKLSGRHALKKRLEELGYELANDQLETIFWRFKAVADQKKRVTDADLRALVSDEVFQPEVVWKLHDLQVTCGTLGLSTATVKLIDADGREHVACAVGTGPVDSAYKAVDLIVKQEPVILLEYSMNAVTEGIDAIATTRVLIRGENSNITTHAFTGETVQRTFSGIGAGMDIVVSSVKAYVGALNKMLGFKGSSPTKVPVERTRVSA, from the exons ATGGCAGCTGTCTGCACACACCATCAAGTCTTACCAACACCAGCCTCCATGTCCTCAATCAACATCTCCAAGAGCTCCCAAGCCCAACTTCTCTTCCGCTCACATTTGCTCAACCAAAACAAGCCCACGTTTTTAACTTCCACTCCCCATCTCCACACCACCTCTAAACCCCAGTCCAAACCCCACATTCTCTGCTCCCAAAGCACTAACCCTAAGGCTGCTCGCCGCCCTGATTACATCCCCAACCGCATCTCCGATCCCAACTATGTCCGTATCTTCGACACTACACTCCGTGATGGTGAGCAGTCCCCTGGCGCCTCCTTGACCTCCAAAGAAAAACTCGACATTGCTCGGCAGCTCGCAAAGCTTGGAGTTGACATAATTGAGGCCGGGTTCCCCGCGGCGTCCAATGATGATTTTGAGGCTGTAAAGATGATTGCGAAGGAGGTTGGGAATTCAGTTGACAAGGATGGTTATGTGCCTGTGATATGTGGGTTGTCGCGGTGCAATAAGAAAGATATTAAGAGGGCATGGGATGCCGTGGAGTGTGCCAAAAGGCCCAGGATTCATACTTTTATTGCAACCAGTGCCATTCATATGGAGCATAAGCTGAGGAAGACTAAGGAACAGGTGGTTGAGATTGCAAGGGACATGGTGAGTTATGCCAGGAGCTTGGGTTGTGATGATGTTGAGTTTAGTCCTGAAGATGCTGGGAG ATCCGATAGGGAATTTTTGTATCAGATTTTGGGTGAAGTCATAAAGGCTGGAGCAACAACTCTGAACATTCCTGACACTGTGGGTTATAATGTGCCAAGTGAATATAGTCAGTTGATTTCTGACATAAAATCTAATACCCCTGGAATTGAGAATGTTATCATTTCGACTCACTGCCAAAATGATCTTGGACTTTCTACTGCCAATACTATAGCG GGGGCAAGTGCAGGTGCTAGGCAACTGGAAGTAACAATCAATGGCATTGGTGAAAGGGCTGGGAATGCTTCATTAGAGGAG GTTGTCATGACCTTAGATTGCCGTGGGGATCATGTGCTTGGGGGGCTTTATACCGGGATCAATGCTCGGCATATCTATATAACAAGCAAGATG GTCGAAGAATATACTGGGTTGCATGTGCAGCCACACAAGGCTATTGTTGGAGCTAATGCTTTTGCACATGAAAGTGGTATCCATCAG GATGGAATGCTCAAGCACAAAGGTACATATGAAATTATATCTCCTGAAGATATTGGGTATGAACGGTCCAATGAAGCTGGTATTGTCCTCGGGAAACTTAG tGGACGCCATGCGTTGAAAAAGCGACTTGAAGAG CTTGGTTATGAACTTGCTAATGATCAACTTGAGACTATATTCTGGCGTTTCAAAGCAGTAGCCGACCAAAAAAAG AGAGTAACCGATGCAGATCTCAGAGCATTGGTGTCAGATGAAGTTTTTCAGCCAGAAGTTGTCTGGAAGCTTCATGATTTACAG GTTACCTGTGGAACTCTTGGTCTTTCCACGGCAACTGTTAAATTAATCGATGCTGATGGGAGAGAACATGTGGCATGTGCAGTTGGAACAGGTCCAGTGGATTCAGCTTACAAGGCTGTTGATCTCATTGTAAAG CAGGAACCGGTAATACTCCTTGAGTACTCTATGAATGCGGTCACAGAAGGAATTGATGCAATAGCAACTACTCGTGTTCTGATCCGAGGGGAAAACAGTAATATAACTACTCATGCTTTCACCGGAGAAACAGTTCAACGGACATTCAG TGGAATTGGGGCAGGAATGGATATTGTTGTGTCTAGTGTGAAGGCCTACGTTGGCGCATTGAATAAGATGTTAGGTTTTAAGGGAAGCTCCCCGACAAAGGTTCCCGTAGAACGAACCAGAGTGTCTGCATGA
- the LOC117632609 gene encoding 2-isopropylmalate synthase 1, chloroplastic-like isoform X2 translates to MAAVCTHHQVLPTPASMSSINISKSSQAQLLFRSHLLNQNKPTFLTSTPHLHTTSKPQSKPHILCSQSTNPKAARRPDYIPNRISDPNYVRIFDTTLRDGEQSPGASLTSKEKLDIARQLAKLGVDIIEAGFPAASNDDFEAVKMIAKEVGNSVDKDGYVPVICGLSRCNKKDIKRAWDAVECAKRPRIHTFIATSAIHMEHKLRKTKEQVVEIARDMVSYARSLGCDDVEFSPEDAGRSDREFLYQILGEVIKAGATTLNIPDTVGYNVPSEYSQLISDIKSNTPGIENVIISTHCQNDLGLSTANTIAGASAGARQLEVTINGIGERAGNASLEEVVMTLDCRGDHVLGGLYTGINARHIYITSKMVEEYTGLHVQPHKAIVGANAFAHESGIHQDGMLKHKGTYEIISPEDIGYERSNEAGIVLGKLSGRHALKKRLEELGYELANDQLETIFWRFKAVADQKKRVTDADLRALVSDEVFQPEVVWKLHDLQVTCGTLGLSTATVKLIDADGREHVACAVGTGPVDSAYKAVDLIVKEPVILLEYSMNAVTEGIDAIATTRVLIRGENSNITTHAFTGETVQRTFSGIGAGMDIVVSSVKAYVGALNKMLGFKGSSPTKVPVERTRVSA, encoded by the exons ATGGCAGCTGTCTGCACACACCATCAAGTCTTACCAACACCAGCCTCCATGTCCTCAATCAACATCTCCAAGAGCTCCCAAGCCCAACTTCTCTTCCGCTCACATTTGCTCAACCAAAACAAGCCCACGTTTTTAACTTCCACTCCCCATCTCCACACCACCTCTAAACCCCAGTCCAAACCCCACATTCTCTGCTCCCAAAGCACTAACCCTAAGGCTGCTCGCCGCCCTGATTACATCCCCAACCGCATCTCCGATCCCAACTATGTCCGTATCTTCGACACTACACTCCGTGATGGTGAGCAGTCCCCTGGCGCCTCCTTGACCTCCAAAGAAAAACTCGACATTGCTCGGCAGCTCGCAAAGCTTGGAGTTGACATAATTGAGGCCGGGTTCCCCGCGGCGTCCAATGATGATTTTGAGGCTGTAAAGATGATTGCGAAGGAGGTTGGGAATTCAGTTGACAAGGATGGTTATGTGCCTGTGATATGTGGGTTGTCGCGGTGCAATAAGAAAGATATTAAGAGGGCATGGGATGCCGTGGAGTGTGCCAAAAGGCCCAGGATTCATACTTTTATTGCAACCAGTGCCATTCATATGGAGCATAAGCTGAGGAAGACTAAGGAACAGGTGGTTGAGATTGCAAGGGACATGGTGAGTTATGCCAGGAGCTTGGGTTGTGATGATGTTGAGTTTAGTCCTGAAGATGCTGGGAG ATCCGATAGGGAATTTTTGTATCAGATTTTGGGTGAAGTCATAAAGGCTGGAGCAACAACTCTGAACATTCCTGACACTGTGGGTTATAATGTGCCAAGTGAATATAGTCAGTTGATTTCTGACATAAAATCTAATACCCCTGGAATTGAGAATGTTATCATTTCGACTCACTGCCAAAATGATCTTGGACTTTCTACTGCCAATACTATAGCG GGGGCAAGTGCAGGTGCTAGGCAACTGGAAGTAACAATCAATGGCATTGGTGAAAGGGCTGGGAATGCTTCATTAGAGGAG GTTGTCATGACCTTAGATTGCCGTGGGGATCATGTGCTTGGGGGGCTTTATACCGGGATCAATGCTCGGCATATCTATATAACAAGCAAGATG GTCGAAGAATATACTGGGTTGCATGTGCAGCCACACAAGGCTATTGTTGGAGCTAATGCTTTTGCACATGAAAGTGGTATCCATCAG GATGGAATGCTCAAGCACAAAGGTACATATGAAATTATATCTCCTGAAGATATTGGGTATGAACGGTCCAATGAAGCTGGTATTGTCCTCGGGAAACTTAG tGGACGCCATGCGTTGAAAAAGCGACTTGAAGAG CTTGGTTATGAACTTGCTAATGATCAACTTGAGACTATATTCTGGCGTTTCAAAGCAGTAGCCGACCAAAAAAAG AGAGTAACCGATGCAGATCTCAGAGCATTGGTGTCAGATGAAGTTTTTCAGCCAGAAGTTGTCTGGAAGCTTCATGATTTACAG GTTACCTGTGGAACTCTTGGTCTTTCCACGGCAACTGTTAAATTAATCGATGCTGATGGGAGAGAACATGTGGCATGTGCAGTTGGAACAGGTCCAGTGGATTCAGCTTACAAGGCTGTTGATCTCATTGTAAAG GAACCGGTAATACTCCTTGAGTACTCTATGAATGCGGTCACAGAAGGAATTGATGCAATAGCAACTACTCGTGTTCTGATCCGAGGGGAAAACAGTAATATAACTACTCATGCTTTCACCGGAGAAACAGTTCAACGGACATTCAG TGGAATTGGGGCAGGAATGGATATTGTTGTGTCTAGTGTGAAGGCCTACGTTGGCGCATTGAATAAGATGTTAGGTTTTAAGGGAAGCTCCCCGACAAAGGTTCCCGTAGAACGAACCAGAGTGTCTGCATGA
- the LOC117632609 gene encoding 2-isopropylmalate synthase 1, chloroplastic-like isoform X3, with amino-acid sequence MAAVCTHHQVLPTPASMSSINISKSSQAQLLFRSHLLNQNKPTFLTSTPHLHTTSKPQSKPHILCSQSTNPKAARRPDYIPNRISDPNYVRIFDTTLRDGEQSPGASLTSKEKLDIARQLAKLGVDIIEAGFPAASNDDFEAVKMIAKEVGNSVDKDGYVPVICGLSRCNKKDIKRAWDAVECAKRPRIHTFIATSAIHMEHKLRKTKEQVVEIARDMVSYARSLGCDDVEFSPEDAGRSDREFLYQILGEVIKAGATTLNIPDTVGYNVPSEYSQLISDIKSNTPGIENVIISTHCQNDLGLSTANTIAGASAGARQLEVTINGIGERAGNASLEEVVMTLDCRGDHVLGGLYTGINARHIYITSKMVEEYTGLHVQPHKAIVGANAFAHESGIHQDGMLKHKGTYEIISPEDIGYERSNEAGIVLGKLSGRHALKKRLEELGYELANDQLETIFWRFKAVADQKKRVTDADLRALVSDEVFQPEVVWKLHDLQLEQVQWIQLTRLLISL; translated from the exons ATGGCAGCTGTCTGCACACACCATCAAGTCTTACCAACACCAGCCTCCATGTCCTCAATCAACATCTCCAAGAGCTCCCAAGCCCAACTTCTCTTCCGCTCACATTTGCTCAACCAAAACAAGCCCACGTTTTTAACTTCCACTCCCCATCTCCACACCACCTCTAAACCCCAGTCCAAACCCCACATTCTCTGCTCCCAAAGCACTAACCCTAAGGCTGCTCGCCGCCCTGATTACATCCCCAACCGCATCTCCGATCCCAACTATGTCCGTATCTTCGACACTACACTCCGTGATGGTGAGCAGTCCCCTGGCGCCTCCTTGACCTCCAAAGAAAAACTCGACATTGCTCGGCAGCTCGCAAAGCTTGGAGTTGACATAATTGAGGCCGGGTTCCCCGCGGCGTCCAATGATGATTTTGAGGCTGTAAAGATGATTGCGAAGGAGGTTGGGAATTCAGTTGACAAGGATGGTTATGTGCCTGTGATATGTGGGTTGTCGCGGTGCAATAAGAAAGATATTAAGAGGGCATGGGATGCCGTGGAGTGTGCCAAAAGGCCCAGGATTCATACTTTTATTGCAACCAGTGCCATTCATATGGAGCATAAGCTGAGGAAGACTAAGGAACAGGTGGTTGAGATTGCAAGGGACATGGTGAGTTATGCCAGGAGCTTGGGTTGTGATGATGTTGAGTTTAGTCCTGAAGATGCTGGGAG ATCCGATAGGGAATTTTTGTATCAGATTTTGGGTGAAGTCATAAAGGCTGGAGCAACAACTCTGAACATTCCTGACACTGTGGGTTATAATGTGCCAAGTGAATATAGTCAGTTGATTTCTGACATAAAATCTAATACCCCTGGAATTGAGAATGTTATCATTTCGACTCACTGCCAAAATGATCTTGGACTTTCTACTGCCAATACTATAGCG GGGGCAAGTGCAGGTGCTAGGCAACTGGAAGTAACAATCAATGGCATTGGTGAAAGGGCTGGGAATGCTTCATTAGAGGAG GTTGTCATGACCTTAGATTGCCGTGGGGATCATGTGCTTGGGGGGCTTTATACCGGGATCAATGCTCGGCATATCTATATAACAAGCAAGATG GTCGAAGAATATACTGGGTTGCATGTGCAGCCACACAAGGCTATTGTTGGAGCTAATGCTTTTGCACATGAAAGTGGTATCCATCAG GATGGAATGCTCAAGCACAAAGGTACATATGAAATTATATCTCCTGAAGATATTGGGTATGAACGGTCCAATGAAGCTGGTATTGTCCTCGGGAAACTTAG tGGACGCCATGCGTTGAAAAAGCGACTTGAAGAG CTTGGTTATGAACTTGCTAATGATCAACTTGAGACTATATTCTGGCGTTTCAAAGCAGTAGCCGACCAAAAAAAG AGAGTAACCGATGCAGATCTCAGAGCATTGGTGTCAGATGAAGTTTTTCAGCCAGAAGTTGTCTGGAAGCTTCATGATTTACAG TTGGAACAGGTCCAGTGGATTCAGCTTACAAGGCTGTTGATCTCATTGTAA
- the LOC117632609 gene encoding 2-isopropylmalate synthase 1, chloroplastic-like isoform X4 translates to MAAVCTHHQVLPTPASMSSINISKSSQAQLLFRSHLLNQNKPTFLTSTPHLHTTSKPQSKPHILCSQSTNPKAARRPDYIPNRISDPNYVRIFDTTLRDGEQSPGASLTSKEKLDIARQLAKLGVDIIEAGFPAASNDDFEAVKMIAKEVGNSVDKDGYVPVICGLSRCNKKDIKRAWDAVECAKRPRIHTFIATSAIHMEHKLRKTKEQVVEIARDMVSYARSLGCDDVEFSPEDAGRSDREFLYQILGEVIKAGATTLNIPDTVGYNVPSEYSQLISDIKSNTPGIENVIISTHCQNDLGLSTANTIAGASAGARQLEVTINGIGERAGNASLEEVVMTLDCRGDHVLGGLYTGINARHIYITSKMVEEYTGLHVQPHKAIVGANAFAHESGIHQDGMLKHKGTYEIISPEDIGYERSNEAGIVLGKLSGRHALKKRLEELGYELANDQLETIFWRFKAVADQKKESNRCRSQSIGVR, encoded by the exons ATGGCAGCTGTCTGCACACACCATCAAGTCTTACCAACACCAGCCTCCATGTCCTCAATCAACATCTCCAAGAGCTCCCAAGCCCAACTTCTCTTCCGCTCACATTTGCTCAACCAAAACAAGCCCACGTTTTTAACTTCCACTCCCCATCTCCACACCACCTCTAAACCCCAGTCCAAACCCCACATTCTCTGCTCCCAAAGCACTAACCCTAAGGCTGCTCGCCGCCCTGATTACATCCCCAACCGCATCTCCGATCCCAACTATGTCCGTATCTTCGACACTACACTCCGTGATGGTGAGCAGTCCCCTGGCGCCTCCTTGACCTCCAAAGAAAAACTCGACATTGCTCGGCAGCTCGCAAAGCTTGGAGTTGACATAATTGAGGCCGGGTTCCCCGCGGCGTCCAATGATGATTTTGAGGCTGTAAAGATGATTGCGAAGGAGGTTGGGAATTCAGTTGACAAGGATGGTTATGTGCCTGTGATATGTGGGTTGTCGCGGTGCAATAAGAAAGATATTAAGAGGGCATGGGATGCCGTGGAGTGTGCCAAAAGGCCCAGGATTCATACTTTTATTGCAACCAGTGCCATTCATATGGAGCATAAGCTGAGGAAGACTAAGGAACAGGTGGTTGAGATTGCAAGGGACATGGTGAGTTATGCCAGGAGCTTGGGTTGTGATGATGTTGAGTTTAGTCCTGAAGATGCTGGGAG ATCCGATAGGGAATTTTTGTATCAGATTTTGGGTGAAGTCATAAAGGCTGGAGCAACAACTCTGAACATTCCTGACACTGTGGGTTATAATGTGCCAAGTGAATATAGTCAGTTGATTTCTGACATAAAATCTAATACCCCTGGAATTGAGAATGTTATCATTTCGACTCACTGCCAAAATGATCTTGGACTTTCTACTGCCAATACTATAGCG GGGGCAAGTGCAGGTGCTAGGCAACTGGAAGTAACAATCAATGGCATTGGTGAAAGGGCTGGGAATGCTTCATTAGAGGAG GTTGTCATGACCTTAGATTGCCGTGGGGATCATGTGCTTGGGGGGCTTTATACCGGGATCAATGCTCGGCATATCTATATAACAAGCAAGATG GTCGAAGAATATACTGGGTTGCATGTGCAGCCACACAAGGCTATTGTTGGAGCTAATGCTTTTGCACATGAAAGTGGTATCCATCAG GATGGAATGCTCAAGCACAAAGGTACATATGAAATTATATCTCCTGAAGATATTGGGTATGAACGGTCCAATGAAGCTGGTATTGTCCTCGGGAAACTTAG tGGACGCCATGCGTTGAAAAAGCGACTTGAAGAG CTTGGTTATGAACTTGCTAATGATCAACTTGAGACTATATTCTGGCGTTTCAAAGCAGTAGCCGACCAAAAAAA AGAGAGTAACCGATGCAGATCTCAGAGCATTGGTGTCAGATGA